The genomic interval AGGCAGGCTGCAGGGGTGGATTCTTTATCCGCCGGATTTCAATCCCGGAAAAAAATATCCGGCCATTTTGGAGGTGCACGGCGGGCCGAAGCTGCAGTACGCGAACGCCTTCTTTCACGAGTTCCAGTATCTCGCCGCACAGGGATACATCGTGCTGTTTTCGAATCCACGGGGTGGGCAGGGTTACGGGAAAAAGCACGTCGCGGCGATCAACGGAGCGTGGGGCACGCACGATTTCGACGACGTGATGAGCTTCGCCGACCACTGCGTCCGCAGGTACAAGTTCATAGACGCCAAGCGCCTCGGCATCACCGGCGGCAGCTACGGCGGTTACATGACCTGCTGGGCGGTCGGCCACACAGACCGATTCCGCGCCGCGGTCACCCAGCGCTGCGTGTCCAACTTCATAAGCTTCTTCGGCTCAAGCGACGTCGGATTCCATTTCAAGCAGGACTTCGGCGGCGCGACGCCATGGGAAGGTCTTAAGAAGTACGCCAAGCAAAGCCCTGTCTTTTACGCGAAGAATTTCAAGACGCCGTGCCTGGTCATCCACAGCGAGAACGACCTGCGCTGCCCGATTGAGCAGGGCGAGCAGTTTTACGTGGCGCTTAAGCTGGCCGGCGTCCCGACGCAGATGATCCGGTTCCCCGAGGAATCGCACGGGATGTCACGGGGCGGGCGCACCGACCGCCGCATCGAGCGCCTCAAGGCGATAAGCGGCTGGTTCGATAAATACCTGTAGGCGGGTGGCGGAATTGCGTCCAAAAATGCTATCATTCTGCGGCTCCCGGCTTGACACGGGCGCCGGCTGTCGTTAAAATCCCCGGCCTTTGGCCGTTCCGGAGGAATTATCAGCAAGCAGAGGGTAAACCGGGAGATCCGGGCGCCGCAGGTCCGGGTCATTTCCGAGAGCGGCGAGCAGCTCGGCGTGATGAGCGTCGGGCAGGCGTTGGAACTTGCGCAGGGCAGGGAGATGGACCTCGTTGAGGTTGCTCCCAACGTGGACCCGCCCGTGTGCAAGCTGATGGACTTTGACAAGCTCAGGTACAAACAGAAAAAGCGGCAGAAGGAATCGCACCGCACGCAGCAGCTCAAAGAAATCACGGTGCGCCTGAAAATAGGCCAACACGACCTTGACACCAAGGTGAAGCACATAAAGCGCTTCCTTTCCGAGGGGCACAAGGTCAAGCTGAACGTCCACATGCGCGGGCGCGAGAAGGACTATGCCGGCACTCTGGGAGTGGCCATGCTCGACAAGGTGAGCGAGGATTTAAAAGAACTCGCGATAGTCGAGCGAAAGAGCACCGCGGTTATGGGCAACAGGATTCATCTCATCCTCGCGCCCGTGAAAACTGGAGATACGAAACATGCCAAAGATGAAAACGCACAAGGCGACCGCCAAGCGGGTTAAGGTGACCGGCTCGGGCAAACTCATGCGCAAGTACGCCCGCGAGCGGCACCTTTTGCGCAAGAAAACGAGCGCGCGCAAGCGCAGGCTGAGCGTGCCGGGCTCGTTCGCGCCCGCGGACACGGCGCGTATCCGTACACTTATCAGCCCGGGGTTGTAAGAAAATGGCACGTGTGAAAAGAAGCGTCGGCGGACGCAAAAAAAGAAGAAAGATAATAGCCCTCGCAAAGGGATTTCGCGGCGCGAGAGGCAATCTGTACAGAGCCGCACGCGAGGCCGTATGGCATTCGTGGCGCTACGCCTACGTCGGACGCAAGCGCCGCAAGCGCGACTTCCACCGGCTGTGGAATGCCCGCATCAACGCGGGCGCCCGGATGCGGGGGCTGTCCTACTCGCAGTTTATGCACGGTCTTAAGACGGCGGGCATCGGCCTCAACCGCAAAATGCTTTCCGAGCTTGCGATCCGCCGCCCAGAGATCTTCGACCAGATCGCGGCCGCGGCCAAATCCGGACTGGCGGGCTAGGAGCGTCCCGTGAGCAGCCTGGCCGACATCGAGTCCCGGGTTGCGGACGCCGTATCCCGGATTTCCAATGCTTCCGACGAGGTGTCGCTTCGCGCTATCCAGTCGGAGGCGCTTTCCGCCGCGGGATGGCTGTCGGATGCGATGAAGCGCATCAGGGAAGTCCCCGCCGACGAAAAGAAAGCATACGGTCAGGCAATCAACGCCGCGAAATCGCGAATCGAAAAAGCGTTCGAGTCGCGGCTGGCCGAAATAAAGTCGCTCGCATCCGCCGCGAAAGAATATCTCGACGTCACGCTCGAAAGCGCGCCCGCGCTTGCCGGACGGCTGCATCCCACGACGCAGGCGCTCAACAAAGTGTGCGGAATTTTCATCGCGATGGGGTTCGAAGTCGTGGACGGCCCGGAAATAGAGGACGAGTACCACAACTTCGACGCGCTCAACATTACGCCCGACCATCCCGCCCGCGACAACATGGATACGTTCTTTATCCACGGCGACGTGATACTTCGCACGCACACCAGCCCGGTGCAGATCCGCACGATGGAGCGCATCGAAAAAGGCGACGATTTGCTCATCCGCATCATCAGTCCAGGCGTCACCTACCGCCGCGACCGCGCCGACCGCACCCATACGCCCGTATTCAGCCAGGTAGAAGGTCTTATGGTGGGCCGCGGCATCAAATTCGCCCACATGGCCGGCATCCTGCGGGAGTTCGCCCGGCAGTTCTTCGGCCCGTCGGCGAATTTACGGCTGCGCCCCGACTTTTTCCCGTTCGTCGAGCCGGGCGCGGAGGCGGCGGTCACCTGTCCGATTTGCGGCGGCGGTGGCTGCCCCACTTGCAAACGCACGGGCTGGGTGGAGATCATGGGCTGCGGGATGGTGCATCCGGCGGTGCTTGACCGCCAGGGCATCCCGAGCGACAGCTACCAAGGCTTCGCATTCGGGATGGGCATAGAGCGCCTCACGCAGATGCTGTACCAGGTAGAGGACAGCCGCTGGTTCTTCGAAAACGACGTGCGGTTTCTAAGGCAGTTCTAGACCGCGCGAATCCCGCGAAAACGCCGCGTCAAGTCCCCCGAAAACCACGCGCGATCGCGGGGAGCGCGCGCAATGCCATACTCCGCGATAGTCCGCGTTAGTCGAGGCAATCCGCGCCGCGCGCGCGCAAGGTCTTGTAGTCCGCTTCACATTATCCGGTCGGGGCTTAGATTTAAAATCAGCGGTTAACCGAAAGGTTATTATTCGCGGCGCCCGGGACGGTTCGCCGGACGCCCGGTCAAATATGTTTGCATCGGCCAAATTCGGGGTTGCGGGGCTTGTGCTCTCCTGTCTTCTCGGCGTTTTCGCCGGGATGGGGAGCTACACGTTCTATTACGCGAAGGGCTACTCTTACCTTTCGAACGATCCCCGGGCGTGCGTCAACTGCCACATCATGCGCCCGCAGTACGAGGGCTGGCAGCACGCGAGCCACCACGCGGTCGCGGCGTGCAACGACTGCCACACGCCGCACGATT from bacterium carries:
- the rpmI gene encoding 50S ribosomal protein L35; its protein translation is MPKMKTHKATAKRVKVTGSGKLMRKYARERHLLRKKTSARKRRLSVPGSFAPADTARIRTLISPGL
- the nrfH gene encoding cytochrome c nitrite reductase small subunit, coding for MFASAKFGVAGLVLSCLLGVFAGMGSYTFYYAKGYSYLSNDPRACVNCHIMRPQYEGWQHASHHAVAACNDCHTPHDLIGKYYTKAENGYHHSKAFTLQNFHEPIKIREKNERILLHNCVRCHGEFTSEIREHAKGGELNCVRCHADVGHGPVR
- the rplT gene encoding 50S ribosomal protein L20, whose protein sequence is MARVKRSVGGRKKRRKIIALAKGFRGARGNLYRAAREAVWHSWRYAYVGRKRRKRDFHRLWNARINAGARMRGLSYSQFMHGLKTAGIGLNRKMLSELAIRRPEIFDQIAAAAKSGLAG
- a CDS encoding translation initiation factor IF-3 yields the protein MSKQRVNREIRAPQVRVISESGEQLGVMSVGQALELAQGREMDLVEVAPNVDPPVCKLMDFDKLRYKQKKRQKESHRTQQLKEITVRLKIGQHDLDTKVKHIKRFLSEGHKVKLNVHMRGREKDYAGTLGVAMLDKVSEDLKELAIVERKSTAVMGNRIHLILAPVKTGDTKHAKDENAQGDRQAG
- the pheS gene encoding phenylalanine--tRNA ligase subunit alpha — protein: MSSLADIESRVADAVSRISNASDEVSLRAIQSEALSAAGWLSDAMKRIREVPADEKKAYGQAINAAKSRIEKAFESRLAEIKSLASAAKEYLDVTLESAPALAGRLHPTTQALNKVCGIFIAMGFEVVDGPEIEDEYHNFDALNITPDHPARDNMDTFFIHGDVILRTHTSPVQIRTMERIEKGDDLLIRIISPGVTYRRDRADRTHTPVFSQVEGLMVGRGIKFAHMAGILREFARQFFGPSANLRLRPDFFPFVEPGAEAAVTCPICGGGGCPTCKRTGWVEIMGCGMVHPAVLDRQGIPSDSYQGFAFGMGIERLTQMLYQVEDSRWFFENDVRFLRQF